A genomic segment from Actinomadura hallensis encodes:
- a CDS encoding DUF6328 family protein: protein MTTDPADKPRNETEFERLDRQLVELLQGFRVAVTGVQVLFAFLLIVPFSTHFDKVDDAGTPLFYVALFGAAVASICFIAPVFHHRILFRLGQKPLLIRRANMFGIIGAFALMASMTASTTLIVQSVSGETAWTIVTAAALLMLCGWAWFLQPYLSRRRASRLRQRKDG from the coding sequence ATGACGACCGACCCGGCGGACAAACCCCGCAACGAGACCGAGTTCGAGCGGCTCGACCGGCAGCTCGTCGAGCTTCTCCAGGGGTTCCGCGTCGCGGTCACCGGCGTGCAGGTCCTGTTCGCGTTCCTGCTCATCGTGCCGTTCTCCACGCACTTCGACAAGGTGGACGACGCGGGCACGCCGCTGTTCTACGTCGCGCTGTTCGGCGCGGCGGTCGCCTCGATCTGCTTCATCGCGCCGGTGTTCCACCACCGGATCCTGTTCCGGCTGGGGCAGAAGCCGCTGCTGATCCGCCGCGCCAACATGTTCGGGATCATCGGGGCGTTCGCGCTGATGGCGTCGATGACCGCGTCGACCACGCTGATCGTCCAGTCGGTCTCGGGGGAGACGGCCTGGACGATCGTCACGGCGGCGGCGCTGCTGATGCTGTGCGGCTGGGCGTGGTTCCTCCAGCCCTACCTGTCCCGGCGCAGGGCGAGCCGCCTGCGACAACGGAAGGACGGTTGA
- a CDS encoding SpoIIE family protein phosphatase produces MHDQPDQLEPEALMREISELEGRVGELRQAAGVPEPDLRATLDAALVELELALSVLRTMGSEHTGEQGGSVAAENERRVLRTVFQDAPVPLFLLDRNTCVRRVNRQAAMLLGTSAGYVSGKQFTAFCDMATRAAVRSQLAAVVRTGRRHRVQVRFLGRERPIDAAVTLARVWIRGEPDPMVVVAAGAAGPPANDREPPPKQGRPRRGAPARAASARAASPQAAPVTTAQAVPSASASARTAPARAVADGAAPVPPEPARGGPAHARTAHGAQPDDEAVATIVHRMDVLATASELLLDEPVFNETVAVRRCARLLAAELADWAFIDLTGVNGGPGAPLQAGGHTPGTAPALRRQVVMGPEDERSVEAARMMEEVEPSQGTLPHTVFTTRQSALHPHVEDLDLLGVCPDGQPVCGKIGATSVLSVPVEDGDHAIGAITLAASGEYGPFDLMDLGVVQRLGRYLALVIRAARLYRRRAEVAETLQAGLLPKTLPAIPGVSVAAKYLTATHGSEVGGDFYDVFRTENGWGLILGDVCGKGEDAAAVTAAARHCARLAARWKSHPGDVLGIVNEALMDEDRFVTAVMAGLTLETERAVVTLGTAGHPPAIVVRADGVIRSASRGGVPLGLFDDFEAGHDTIELGPGDTLILHSDGVLDACDMSRQEFGQERLLEALAGRAGATPEEMLAAVERALLEFCDGDLRDDVSMLALRVEPPSLT; encoded by the coding sequence ATGCACGATCAGCCGGACCAGCTCGAACCCGAGGCCCTGATGCGGGAGATCTCGGAGCTCGAGGGGCGCGTCGGCGAGCTGCGCCAGGCCGCCGGCGTTCCCGAGCCCGATCTGCGGGCCACCCTGGACGCGGCCCTGGTCGAGCTGGAGCTGGCCCTGTCCGTCCTGCGGACGATGGGCTCCGAGCACACCGGCGAGCAGGGCGGGTCCGTCGCGGCCGAGAACGAGCGGCGGGTGCTGCGCACGGTCTTCCAGGACGCCCCCGTGCCGCTGTTCCTCCTCGACCGCAACACGTGCGTCCGGCGCGTCAACCGGCAGGCCGCGATGCTGCTCGGCACGTCCGCCGGGTACGTGTCGGGCAAGCAGTTCACGGCGTTCTGCGACATGGCGACACGGGCGGCGGTGCGGTCGCAGCTCGCCGCGGTCGTCCGGACGGGCCGGCGCCACCGCGTCCAGGTCCGCTTCCTCGGCCGCGAGCGTCCCATCGACGCCGCGGTCACCCTCGCGCGCGTGTGGATCCGCGGCGAACCCGACCCGATGGTCGTGGTGGCCGCCGGGGCGGCCGGGCCGCCCGCGAACGACCGGGAGCCGCCCCCGAAGCAGGGCAGGCCCAGGCGGGGCGCACCGGCGCGCGCCGCGTCCGCGCGGGCCGCGTCGCCGCAGGCGGCCCCGGTGACGACCGCCCAGGCGGTGCCCTCCGCGTCCGCGTCCGCGCGAACCGCGCCCGCCCGGGCGGTGGCCGACGGCGCCGCGCCCGTGCCGCCGGAGCCCGCGCGCGGCGGCCCCGCCCACGCGAGGACCGCCCACGGCGCGCAGCCGGACGACGAGGCCGTCGCCACGATCGTCCACCGGATGGACGTCCTCGCCACCGCCAGCGAACTGCTGCTCGACGAGCCGGTCTTCAACGAGACCGTGGCCGTCCGGCGGTGCGCCCGGCTGCTGGCCGCAGAACTGGCCGACTGGGCGTTCATCGACCTGACCGGCGTGAACGGCGGCCCGGGAGCGCCGCTCCAGGCCGGCGGGCACACGCCGGGCACCGCGCCGGCGCTGCGCCGCCAGGTCGTGATGGGGCCGGAGGACGAGCGCTCCGTCGAGGCGGCGCGGATGATGGAGGAGGTGGAGCCCTCCCAGGGCACCCTCCCCCACACCGTCTTCACCACCCGGCAGAGCGCGCTGCACCCGCACGTGGAGGACCTCGACCTGCTCGGCGTGTGCCCGGACGGCCAGCCCGTCTGCGGCAAGATCGGCGCGACGTCGGTGCTGAGCGTCCCGGTCGAGGACGGCGACCACGCCATCGGCGCGATCACGCTGGCGGCGAGCGGCGAGTACGGCCCCTTCGACCTCATGGACCTCGGGGTCGTGCAGCGGCTCGGCCGCTACCTGGCCCTGGTCATCCGGGCCGCGCGGCTCTACCGGCGCCGCGCCGAGGTCGCCGAGACGCTGCAGGCCGGGCTGCTGCCGAAGACGCTGCCGGCCATCCCCGGGGTCAGCGTCGCCGCGAAGTACCTGACGGCGACGCACGGCTCGGAGGTCGGCGGCGACTTCTACGACGTGTTCCGCACCGAGAACGGCTGGGGCCTGATCCTCGGCGACGTGTGCGGCAAGGGCGAGGACGCGGCGGCCGTGACCGCGGCGGCCCGGCACTGCGCACGGCTGGCGGCGCGGTGGAAGTCCCACCCGGGCGACGTCCTCGGCATCGTGAACGAGGCCCTGATGGACGAGGACCGGTTCGTCACCGCCGTGATGGCCGGGCTGACGCTGGAGACCGAGCGGGCCGTCGTGACGCTCGGCACCGCGGGGCATCCGCCCGCGATCGTCGTGCGCGCCGACGGGGTGATCAGGTCGGCGTCCCGCGGCGGCGTCCCGCTCGGCCTGTTCGACGACTTCGAGGCCGGGCACGACACGATCGAGCTCGGCCCCGGCGACACCCTGATCCTGCACTCCGACGGCGTCCTCGACGCGTGCGACATGTCCCGGCAGGAGTTCGGCCAGGAACGTCTGCTGGAGGCCCTCGCGGGGCGCGCCGGGGCAACGCCCGAGGAGATGCTCGCCGCGGTGGAACGTGCCCTGCTGGAGTTCTGCGACGGCGACCTGCGCGACGACGTGTCGATGCTCGCGCTGCGCGTGGAGCCCCCGTCCCTCACGTAG